The Salinibaculum sp. SYNS191 genome has a window encoding:
- a CDS encoding DUF502 domain-containing protein yields the protein MSRPTGTTRESARNYLRQSFVTGLAITIPAIVTVLVLVFAYNFISNLLNPLTVVVKDAFSVGSDLPAVAVQVLAGGVLGLLIFVVGLTAESQYGGGGLARRFERFLASIPGIGSIYRSIDEISDLLLDSDTESFQEVKLIEYPDEGSYTLGFLTADTPEAVRQATGHGEMVTLFMPMAPNPVMGGYVVHVSADRVYDVDMSVEEGIQSLVSSGVAVDDPDEVTADRLSEAGETAGGELI from the coding sequence ATGTCTCGGCCCACGGGAACGACGAGGGAGAGCGCGCGGAACTACCTCAGACAGTCTTTCGTCACGGGGCTGGCCATAACCATCCCGGCCATCGTGACGGTGCTCGTGCTCGTCTTCGCCTACAACTTCATCTCGAACCTCCTGAACCCGCTGACGGTCGTGGTCAAGGACGCCTTCAGCGTCGGGAGCGACCTCCCGGCCGTCGCCGTCCAGGTACTCGCCGGGGGCGTGCTGGGGCTTCTCATTTTCGTCGTCGGACTGACCGCCGAGAGCCAGTACGGCGGGGGCGGCCTGGCCAGGCGGTTCGAGCGGTTCCTGGCCTCGATTCCCGGAATCGGTTCCATCTACCGGAGCATCGACGAGATAAGCGACCTCCTGCTGGACAGCGACACCGAGAGTTTCCAGGAGGTCAAACTCATCGAGTACCCCGACGAGGGCTCGTACACGCTGGGGTTCCTGACTGCCGACACGCCCGAGGCCGTCCGGCAGGCCACCGGCCACGGCGAGATGGTGACGCTTTTCATGCCGATGGCACCGAACCCGGTCATGGGCGGGTACGTCGTCCACGTCTCCGCCGACCGCGTCTACGACGTGGACATGTCCGTCGAGGAGGGAATCCAGTCGCTCGTCTCCAGCGGCGTCGCGGTCGACGACCCCGACGAGGTGACCGCGGACCGGCTCTCGGAGGCCGGGGAGACTGCCGGCGGTGAACTGATATGA
- a CDS encoding GNAT family N-acetyltransferase has translation MSVNVQRQVVSPGNDDYVGLAWKLKERIRREDGVLRQRRRFFENAYERSTVYLYVDRSEDRLVGFAAVRRDGYILFLAVGSDYRGQGFGKRLIARVAEDYGSVTCHARTTNAEALRFYKHLGFEVKRRIDSYYEDGGDAYYLRLGDEGTIRERLANLLGR, from the coding sequence GTGAGCGTCAACGTACAGCGGCAGGTCGTGAGTCCCGGCAACGACGACTACGTCGGCCTCGCCTGGAAGCTCAAGGAACGCATCCGCCGGGAGGACGGCGTTCTCCGCCAGCGCCGCCGCTTCTTCGAGAACGCGTACGAACGCTCGACCGTCTACCTGTACGTCGACCGCTCGGAGGACCGCCTGGTCGGCTTTGCCGCCGTCCGCCGGGACGGCTACATCCTCTTTCTCGCCGTCGGCAGCGACTACCGCGGCCAGGGCTTCGGCAAGCGGCTCATCGCCCGCGTCGCCGAGGACTACGGGTCGGTGACCTGCCACGCCCGAACCACCAACGCCGAGGCCCTGCGGTTCTACAAGCACCTCGGCTTCGAGGTCAAACGGCGCATCGACAGCTACTACGAGGACGGCGGCGACGCCTACTACCTCCGGCTGGGCGACGAGGGGACCATCCGGGAGCGCCTGGCGAACCTGCTGGGCCGGTGA
- the priS gene encoding DNA primase small subunit PriS: MEERTRAYLRGRFGDHYRRSDVTPPPDAHAREWGYVPWTEGPGETYIRHKSLLDLGDIGDFLARERPRHVYFSAGRYEDPSASTMGSKTWQSSDLIFDLDADHLPRAEPDDSYAEMLEKCKDALVRLLDFLTDDFAFENLTVVFSGGRGYHVHVRDECIQHLERDARREIVDYVRGIGLDPDSLIRTEMRGNVTARVLPTDGGWAHRVHRRLLAFVDDIDGTSEAEALDRLQDLDGIGEGRAKTIYGAIQRNREAIESGNMEAGGVGIRTLVDSLVGETVAAENAPIDEPVTTDTNRLIRLPGSIHGGSGLAVQRIDRDDIAAFDPLVDAVPETFRTHDITVEVTDGGRVELDGDSFTLQEREVTVPEYLGVFLMCRGRAEKGQEG, from the coding sequence ATGGAAGAGCGGACACGCGCGTACCTCAGGGGTCGTTTCGGGGACCACTACCGCCGGAGCGACGTGACCCCGCCGCCGGACGCCCACGCCCGCGAGTGGGGCTACGTCCCCTGGACCGAGGGGCCGGGCGAGACCTACATCCGACACAAGTCGCTGCTCGACCTCGGCGACATCGGGGACTTCCTCGCGCGCGAGCGGCCGCGACACGTCTACTTCTCCGCCGGCCGCTACGAGGACCCCAGCGCCTCGACGATGGGCAGCAAGACCTGGCAGTCCTCGGACCTCATCTTCGACCTGGACGCCGACCACCTGCCGCGGGCCGAACCGGACGACTCCTACGCCGAGATGCTCGAGAAGTGCAAGGACGCGCTGGTGCGGCTGCTCGACTTTCTCACCGACGACTTCGCGTTCGAGAACCTGACGGTCGTCTTCTCGGGCGGCCGGGGCTACCACGTCCACGTCCGCGACGAGTGCATCCAGCACCTCGAACGCGACGCGCGCCGCGAGATAGTCGACTACGTCCGCGGCATCGGCCTGGACCCCGACAGCCTCATTCGCACGGAGATGCGCGGGAACGTCACCGCCCGCGTCCTGCCGACCGACGGCGGCTGGGCCCACCGGGTCCACCGCCGGCTGCTCGCGTTCGTCGACGACATCGACGGGACGAGCGAGGCCGAGGCGCTCGACCGCCTCCAGGACCTAGACGGCATCGGCGAGGGACGTGCGAAGACCATCTACGGGGCTATCCAGCGCAACCGGGAGGCGATAGAGAGCGGCAACATGGAGGCCGGCGGCGTCGGCATCCGGACGCTGGTGGACTCGCTCGTCGGTGAGACCGTCGCGGCGGAGAACGCGCCCATCGACGAACCCGTCACCACCGACACCAACAGGCTCATCCGCCTGCCGGGGAGCATCCACGGCGGCAGCGGACTGGCGGTCCAGCGCATCGACCGCGACGATATCGCGGCGTTCGACCCGCTGGTCGACGCCGTCCCGGAGACCTTCCGGACCCACGACATCACGGTCGAAGTCACGGACGGCGGCCGGGTCGAACTGGATGGCGATAGTTTTACACTCCAGGAGCGAGAGGTTACCGTTCCGGAGTACCTCGGCGTGTTCCTGATGTGTCGGGGCCGCGCCGAGAAGGGGCAGGAAGGATGA
- a CDS encoding Mut7-C RNAse domain-containing protein, with the protein MGDPTTEQLLLDTMLGKLATYLRMCGYDTAYALDDGLEADDAVLARSRESGRTLVTRDRQLARRAPDAVLLTEREVDDQLRELSAAGYALELADEPARCGVCNSPVERVAADERTPEYAPDPGETAVWRCVTCGQHFWKGSHWDDVGETLASL; encoded by the coding sequence ATGGGCGACCCGACCACCGAGCAGTTGCTACTGGACACGATGCTCGGCAAGCTCGCCACCTACCTCCGGATGTGTGGGTACGACACCGCGTACGCGCTGGACGACGGGCTGGAGGCCGACGACGCCGTCCTGGCGCGGTCCCGCGAGAGCGGCCGCACCCTCGTGACCCGGGACCGCCAGCTGGCCCGGCGCGCGCCCGACGCCGTGTTGCTCACGGAGCGGGAGGTGGACGACCAGCTCCGGGAACTGTCCGCGGCGGGCTACGCGCTCGAACTCGCGGACGAACCCGCTCGCTGTGGCGTCTGCAACAGCCCCGTCGAGCGCGTCGCGGCCGACGAGCGCACGCCCGAGTACGCCCCCGACCCCGGCGAGACGGCAGTCTGGCGCTGTGTCACCTGCGGGCAGCACTTCTGGAAGGGGAGCCACTGGGACGACGTGGGCGAGACGCTGGCCTCGCTGTGA
- a CDS encoding DUF5799 family protein, with protein MTDNWTDRLAGARMQVDQQFQSTLEGSEFTNQEWGLIMTAVEFEVKDADDPDGAHLVADREKIRQIIPELDNIQREMGGAARPVESAPDGSGLFGRLRQYLGFLSDDSSDTPDQERLAAAKVLVDEYTEQLEAYLREQGRWEEIRQAAAEQP; from the coding sequence ATGACCGACAACTGGACCGACCGCCTCGCGGGCGCTCGCATGCAGGTCGACCAGCAGTTCCAGTCGACGCTGGAGGGCTCCGAGTTCACCAACCAGGAGTGGGGCCTCATCATGACCGCCGTCGAGTTCGAGGTGAAAGACGCCGACGACCCCGACGGCGCGCATCTCGTCGCCGACCGTGAGAAGATACGGCAGATAATCCCGGAACTGGACAACATCCAGCGGGAGATGGGCGGGGCCGCCCGGCCGGTGGAGAGCGCGCCGGACGGGAGCGGCCTGTTCGGCCGCCTGCGGCAGTACCTCGGTTTTCTCTCGGACGACAGCTCCGACACGCCCGACCAGGAGCGCCTGGCGGCGGCGAAGGTGCTCGTCGACGAGTACACCGAACAGCTGGAGGCGTACCTGCGCGAGCAGGGGCGGTGGGAAGAGATTCGCCAGGCGGCGGCCGAACAGCCCTAG
- a CDS encoding DUF5797 family protein, translated as MTLSEQAQDRLADIVELQPTKNADLQERWDMDSGSEVHSYLESELKAYYYRNEDSLICATPEAEAVVAGEDPDFTERTVDVGDLEAAALDVLPGPDDDPQSVVATLHALREAGLDPEVDEVRSALHGLVDKGAVERIRTTVPTFRLALDRENLVVS; from the coding sequence ATGACCCTCTCGGAGCAGGCACAGGACCGCCTCGCGGACATCGTCGAACTCCAGCCGACGAAAAACGCCGACCTCCAGGAGCGGTGGGACATGGACAGCGGCAGCGAGGTCCACTCGTACCTCGAATCCGAACTCAAGGCGTACTACTACCGCAACGAGGACAGTCTCATCTGTGCGACCCCGGAGGCCGAGGCCGTCGTCGCCGGCGAGGACCCGGACTTCACGGAACGGACTGTCGACGTCGGCGACCTCGAAGCCGCGGCGCTGGACGTACTTCCCGGCCCCGACGACGACCCACAGAGCGTCGTCGCGACGCTGCACGCGCTGCGCGAGGCGGGACTGGACCCCGAAGTCGACGAGGTCCGCTCGGCGCTGCACGGGCTCGTCGACAAGGGTGCCGTCGAGCGCATCCGGACCACGGTCCCCACTTTCCGCCTGGCGCTGGACCGCGAGAACCTGGTCGTCAGCTAG
- a CDS encoding DUF5788 family protein, producing MREFERKQLLERVEREGATVGADIPDRITVQGEEIALQEFVFEIKRRETIPSGERERVEQAKRNLRRERLQRKQRIEDEFADISREEGEELVEAIIGIDRALNALEQLGPVDIEREAEAQEAADRKRWMSFLRKALGHESDAAGHSASSRGLGK from the coding sequence GTGAGAGAGTTCGAGCGCAAGCAGCTCCTGGAGCGCGTCGAGCGCGAGGGAGCGACCGTCGGTGCCGACATCCCCGACCGCATCACCGTGCAGGGCGAGGAGATCGCCCTGCAGGAGTTCGTCTTCGAGATAAAGCGCCGGGAGACGATTCCGTCCGGCGAACGCGAGCGCGTCGAGCAGGCTAAGCGGAACCTCCGCCGCGAGCGCCTCCAGCGCAAGCAGCGCATCGAGGACGAGTTTGCGGACATCAGCCGCGAGGAGGGCGAGGAACTTGTCGAAGCCATCATCGGCATCGACCGGGCGCTGAACGCGCTCGAACAGCTCGGCCCCGTCGACATCGAGCGCGAGGCCGAGGCACAGGAGGCCGCCGACCGCAAGCGCTGGATGAGTTTCCTCCGGAAGGCACTGGGTCACGAGAGCGACGCTGCCGGACACAGCGCCTCCAGCCGCGGACTGGGCAAATGA
- a CDS encoding DUF5787 family protein → MDSEFSFELQVCQWAEHHWPPGATRERPVVVARQLGTRGRRWDTVVLECDPEGLAARARFGQRRLDSDLLHVVRNAPEAWAWYRDALPDPGYPWRYVREAVHRAADRGVVETRTAGNRIELRRKWPYPDWVERIVAIENKPDLDKSAARALTPQVERDVALALADEVWVATEATGGPVTPALFEGIPVEAGILAVDPGERGAEAVAATWQPRTLAVDDPGTRIVERPSGSGRDASAARFEYADPAWKADKRLEIAERAYERGWRAYLDSMRPDCRHFELQPAASVARPYCAAKECHQTQTECAGSCADFEPEPPAWRQRGWPIDGGPGSGIKELLADQRQRHRPRADEK, encoded by the coding sequence GTGGACTCGGAGTTCAGTTTCGAACTGCAGGTCTGCCAGTGGGCCGAGCACCACTGGCCGCCGGGAGCCACCCGGGAGCGACCGGTCGTGGTCGCACGGCAACTGGGAACCAGAGGGCGCCGCTGGGACACCGTCGTTCTGGAGTGCGACCCGGAAGGCCTTGCCGCCCGCGCGCGCTTCGGGCAGCGCCGACTCGATTCGGACCTGCTACACGTCGTGCGCAACGCGCCCGAAGCGTGGGCGTGGTACCGCGACGCCCTCCCGGACCCCGGCTACCCGTGGCGGTACGTCCGCGAGGCCGTCCACCGCGCCGCCGACCGCGGCGTCGTCGAGACGCGCACGGCGGGCAACCGAATCGAACTCCGGCGGAAGTGGCCCTACCCCGACTGGGTCGAGCGAATCGTCGCCATCGAGAACAAGCCGGACCTCGACAAAAGCGCCGCCCGCGCGCTCACGCCGCAGGTCGAGCGCGACGTCGCGCTCGCGCTGGCCGACGAGGTGTGGGTCGCGACCGAGGCGACCGGCGGGCCGGTCACGCCAGCCCTCTTCGAGGGCATTCCCGTCGAGGCGGGGATTCTCGCGGTCGACCCCGGCGAGCGCGGGGCCGAGGCGGTCGCAGCGACCTGGCAGCCGCGGACACTCGCGGTCGACGACCCCGGCACTCGAATCGTCGAGCGCCCGTCGGGCAGCGGCCGCGACGCCTCCGCCGCCCGGTTCGAGTACGCCGACCCCGCGTGGAAGGCCGACAAGCGACTGGAAATCGCCGAGCGCGCCTACGAGCGGGGCTGGCGGGCCTATCTGGACTCGATGCGGCCGGACTGCCGGCACTTCGAACTCCAGCCTGCCGCGAGCGTCGCGCGGCCGTACTGCGCGGCGAAGGAGTGTCACCAGACACAGACGGAGTGTGCCGGCTCCTGCGCCGACTTCGAGCCCGAACCGCCGGCCTGGCGACAGCGCGGCTGGCCGATAGACGGCGGTCCGGGAAGCGGCATCAAGGAACTGCTCGCCGACCAGCGACAGCGGCACCGACCGAGGGCGGACGAGAAGTGA
- a CDS encoding metal-dependent hydrolase: protein MQLTWHGHATWHVEVGSTSILIDPFFDNPKTEMEPADLDPDYVLVTHGHDDHVADVGAYPDATLAGTPEVTGHLAERHGFAEDDVVGFNLGGTVELGDAFVTMHRADHTNGMGQGFVTPSGGLPAGYVIADTKPTQISDEDSTTFYHAGDTALMTEMREVIGPYLEPDAAALPAGDHFTMGPMQAAIAADWLDVDYAFPMHYDTFPPIEIETDDFVNEVEGTGAAAEPVVLDGDETFEL from the coding sequence ATGCAACTCACCTGGCACGGCCACGCGACGTGGCACGTCGAAGTCGGGAGCACGAGCATTCTGATCGACCCGTTCTTCGACAATCCGAAGACGGAGATGGAGCCCGCGGACCTCGACCCGGACTACGTACTCGTCACGCACGGCCACGACGACCACGTGGCGGACGTAGGCGCGTACCCGGACGCGACACTCGCCGGGACGCCGGAGGTGACGGGACACCTCGCGGAACGGCACGGCTTCGCGGAGGACGACGTGGTCGGGTTCAACCTCGGAGGGACAGTCGAACTGGGGGACGCCTTCGTCACGATGCACCGTGCGGACCACACCAACGGCATGGGCCAGGGCTTCGTCACGCCCAGCGGCGGACTCCCTGCGGGCTACGTCATCGCCGACACCAAGCCGACGCAGATATCCGACGAGGACTCGACGACCTTCTACCACGCCGGCGACACCGCGTTGATGACGGAGATGCGGGAGGTCATCGGCCCCTACCTCGAACCCGACGCCGCCGCCCTGCCGGCCGGTGACCACTTCACGATGGGGCCGATGCAGGCCGCCATCGCCGCGGACTGGCTCGACGTCGACTACGCCTTCCCGATGCACTACGACACCTTCCCGCCAATCGAAATCGAAACCGACGACTTCGTGAACGAGGTCGAGGGCACCGGTGCCGCCGCCGAACCCGTCGTCCTGGACGGCGACGAGACGTTCGAACTGTAG
- a CDS encoding S1C family serine protease produces the protein MNQETWSRRRVLGALATGVAGGVAGCSFGAPENEAPETSRDPIATIDGTFDSYAANGDSTADGSTYTRVYNRVSPSVAAVRVRQELGSTASGTAWVYDDSHLVTNEHVVSGAAEVSVWFDGTGWQDAEVVATDVYSDLAVLRVEDRPESAGALPLVQWEPPTGTQVIALGNPFGLSGSVSAGIISGQNRTLPAGTASNDFSIPDAVQTDAAVNPGNSGGPLVTLDGQVAGVVNSGGGDNIGFAISAAMVRRVVPALIQDGEYDHSYMGVRLTGVTPPIAEANDLPISWGVYIASVVDGGPSDGVLQGSTGQTTLDGQRIETGGDVVYRMGGADIPTQQALSSYLALETSPGDTIDVAVIRDGRRQTVQLTLGERPPP, from the coding sequence ATGAATCAGGAGACGTGGTCGCGCAGGCGAGTGCTCGGTGCGCTCGCGACCGGTGTCGCCGGAGGCGTCGCCGGGTGCTCCTTCGGCGCGCCCGAAAACGAGGCCCCGGAGACGAGTCGCGACCCCATCGCCACCATCGACGGGACCTTCGACTCCTACGCGGCCAACGGGGACTCGACTGCCGACGGGTCGACGTACACCAGAGTCTACAATCGAGTCTCGCCCTCCGTCGCCGCGGTTCGCGTGCGTCAGGAACTTGGGAGCACCGCCAGCGGCACGGCGTGGGTCTACGACGACAGCCACCTCGTCACGAACGAGCACGTCGTCTCCGGTGCCGCGGAGGTCTCGGTCTGGTTCGATGGCACTGGGTGGCAGGATGCGGAGGTCGTCGCGACCGACGTCTACAGCGACCTCGCGGTCCTCCGCGTCGAGGACCGCCCGGAGAGCGCCGGCGCGCTCCCGCTCGTCCAGTGGGAACCCCCGACGGGCACCCAGGTCATCGCACTCGGTAACCCGTTCGGCCTCTCGGGGTCGGTGTCGGCCGGCATCATCAGCGGCCAGAACCGCACCCTCCCGGCCGGGACGGCCAGCAACGACTTCTCCATTCCCGACGCCGTCCAGACGGACGCGGCGGTCAACCCGGGTAACAGCGGCGGCCCGCTGGTAACCCTCGACGGCCAGGTCGCCGGCGTCGTCAACTCCGGCGGCGGCGACAACATCGGCTTCGCCATCTCTGCCGCCATGGTCCGTCGCGTCGTCCCCGCGCTCATCCAGGACGGCGAGTACGACCACAGCTACATGGGCGTGCGCCTCACCGGCGTCACGCCACCCATCGCCGAGGCGAACGACCTCCCGATTTCGTGGGGCGTCTACATCGCATCGGTCGTCGACGGCGGCCCCTCCGACGGCGTGCTCCAGGGGTCGACCGGCCAGACCACGCTCGACGGGCAGCGTATCGAGACCGGCGGCGACGTCGTCTACCGGATGGGCGGCGCGGACATCCCGACCCAGCAGGCGCTGTCGTCGTACCTGGCGCTGGAGACCAGTCCCGGCGACACAATCGACGTGGCGGTCATCCGCGACGGCCGGCGCCAGACGGTGCAGTTGACACTCGGCGAGCGCCCGCCACCGTAG
- the polX gene encoding DNA polymerase/3'-5' exonuclease PolX: MTTNDEVARLLEEFADLLEAKGVEYKPRAYRRAAENVRDYPDSVVVLAADGPDAVAEIDRVGDAIASKIVEFAETGRIEELEELREQLPVDMAALTAVEGVGPKTVGTLHEELGVETLDDLEAAAEAGEIQDVKGFGPKTEQNILDGIEFAREAHERALLGEAIPSGEEVRDFLRGVETVGECELAGSIRRWKPTVGDVDVLAASDDPEAVVDAFTGWDGAESVIEAGSGKASVRKGGVRVDLRVVAPDEFGSALQYFTGSWEHNVELRNRAIERDLKMNEYGVFDVSDVEDPDAGQRVGERVAGETEESMYEVLDLPWMVPELREGRGEIEAAAAGELPAVVEETDVRGDLHVHTDWSDGTDSIEEMIAGAAAYGHDYVAITDHASGPGMVGGVGLSDERLREQLPAVREAADEADVEVFTGVEANVGADGSVSVGDDLLADLDFVVASPHAGLDGDGTDRLVAAAEHPAVDAIGHPTGRLLNERSGLQIDVERLASVAADNDTALEINSDPRRLDLTGRAVRTAVEQGATIVVSTDAHRTSSYGHVRYGVHTARRGWAEAGDVLNTRDADGVRDFLD; the protein is encoded by the coding sequence ATGACCACCAACGACGAGGTCGCCCGACTGCTCGAAGAGTTCGCCGACCTGCTGGAGGCCAAGGGGGTCGAGTACAAGCCCCGGGCCTACCGCCGAGCGGCCGAGAACGTCCGCGACTACCCCGATTCCGTGGTCGTCCTCGCCGCCGACGGCCCGGATGCAGTCGCGGAGATAGACCGCGTCGGCGACGCCATCGCGTCGAAGATAGTCGAGTTCGCTGAGACCGGCCGCATCGAGGAACTGGAGGAGTTGCGCGAGCAGCTCCCCGTCGACATGGCGGCGCTGACCGCCGTCGAGGGGGTCGGCCCGAAGACCGTCGGGACCCTCCACGAGGAACTCGGCGTCGAGACGCTCGACGACCTCGAAGCCGCCGCCGAGGCCGGCGAGATACAGGACGTGAAGGGCTTCGGTCCCAAGACCGAGCAGAACATCCTCGACGGCATCGAGTTCGCCCGCGAGGCCCACGAACGCGCGCTGCTGGGCGAGGCCATCCCCAGCGGCGAGGAGGTCCGGGACTTCCTCCGGGGCGTCGAGACGGTCGGCGAGTGTGAACTCGCCGGCTCTATCCGCCGGTGGAAACCGACCGTCGGCGACGTGGACGTGCTCGCGGCCAGCGACGACCCCGAGGCCGTCGTCGACGCCTTCACCGGCTGGGACGGCGCGGAGTCGGTCATCGAGGCCGGTTCCGGCAAGGCGAGCGTCCGCAAGGGCGGCGTCCGGGTCGACCTGCGCGTCGTCGCGCCCGACGAGTTCGGCAGCGCGCTCCAGTACTTCACGGGGAGCTGGGAGCACAACGTCGAACTCCGGAACCGGGCCATCGAGCGGGACCTGAAGATGAACGAGTACGGCGTCTTCGACGTGAGCGACGTCGAGGACCCCGACGCCGGCCAGCGCGTCGGCGAGCGCGTCGCCGGCGAGACGGAGGAGAGCATGTACGAGGTGCTGGACCTCCCCTGGATGGTCCCGGAACTCCGCGAGGGGCGGGGCGAAATCGAGGCCGCGGCCGCCGGCGAACTGCCAGCCGTCGTCGAGGAGACGGACGTCCGCGGCGACCTGCACGTCCACACCGACTGGTCGGACGGCACGGATTCCATCGAGGAGATGATAGCCGGGGCGGCGGCCTACGGCCACGACTACGTCGCGATTACCGACCACGCCTCGGGGCCGGGGATGGTCGGCGGGGTCGGCCTCTCCGACGAGCGCCTGCGCGAGCAACTGCCGGCAGTCCGCGAGGCGGCCGACGAGGCCGACGTCGAGGTGTTCACTGGCGTCGAGGCCAACGTCGGAGCAGACGGCTCGGTGTCGGTCGGCGACGACCTGCTCGCGGACCTGGATTTCGTCGTCGCCTCCCCGCACGCCGGCCTCGACGGCGACGGCACCGACCGGCTCGTCGCGGCCGCGGAGCACCCGGCGGTCGACGCCATCGGCCACCCGACGGGGCGGCTCCTGAACGAGCGCTCGGGGCTGCAAATCGACGTGGAACGGCTCGCGAGCGTCGCCGCCGACAACGACACGGCGCTGGAGATAAACTCCGACCCCCGCCGGCTGGACCTCACCGGCCGGGCGGTCAGGACCGCCGTCGAACAGGGGGCGACTATCGTCGTCTCCACGGACGCCCACCGGACCAGCAGTTACGGGCACGTCCGGTACGGGGTCCACACGGCCCGCCGTGGCTGGGCCGAAGCCGGCGACGTGCTCAACACCCGCGACGCCGACGGCGTGCGGGACTTTTTGGACTGA
- a CDS encoding OsmC family protein produces MADIEVTSTCEEGYTVRSVTGEWELVVDALGEDGPTANQVLAADYASCFVPAFRVGANKEGFDDIGHVEVDVTADLDEDDDLTGIAFDIHVEGSLGDSVDDVVARAEDICHVHSALREGLHADISVTDEAF; encoded by the coding sequence ATGGCAGACATCGAAGTCACCAGCACCTGCGAGGAGGGGTACACAGTACGGAGCGTGACCGGCGAGTGGGAACTGGTCGTCGACGCGCTCGGCGAGGACGGCCCGACGGCGAATCAGGTCCTCGCCGCCGACTACGCATCTTGTTTCGTCCCGGCCTTCCGCGTCGGCGCGAACAAGGAGGGGTTCGACGACATCGGCCACGTCGAGGTCGACGTCACCGCAGACCTCGACGAGGACGACGACCTCACCGGCATCGCGTTCGACATCCACGTCGAAGGGTCGCTCGGGGACAGCGTCGACGACGTCGTCGCCCGCGCGGAGGACATCTGTCACGTCCACTCCGCGCTCCGGGAGGGCCTGCACGCCGACATCAGCGTCACCGACGAGGCCTTCTAA
- a CDS encoding archease has product MSFDLREHTADVAVEATGGTLGGAFAAAADGMAAAMCDEVPAEGGERRDVAVTAEGREALLFDYLDELIYERDVRSVLPVDNTATVSEADDAWHVEASYRGVPLSSVTARDLKAVTYSEMAVEETPDGWRAYVVFDV; this is encoded by the coding sequence ATGAGCTTCGACCTGCGCGAGCACACGGCCGACGTCGCCGTCGAGGCGACGGGCGGGACGCTCGGCGGGGCCTTCGCCGCGGCCGCCGACGGCATGGCCGCCGCGATGTGCGACGAGGTGCCAGCAGAGGGTGGCGAGCGCCGCGACGTCGCCGTCACGGCCGAGGGCAGGGAGGCGCTCCTGTTCGACTACCTCGACGAACTCATTTACGAGCGGGACGTACGTTCCGTCCTGCCAGTGGACAACACCGCGACGGTCTCGGAAGCGGACGACGCGTGGCACGTCGAGGCGTCCTACCGGGGCGTGCCGCTGTCGTCGGTCACCGCACGGGACCTGAAGGCCGTGACCTACTCCGAGATGGCCGTCGAGGAGACCCCCGACGGGTGGCGGGCGTACGTCGTCTTCGACGTCTGA
- a CDS encoding DUF7557 family protein — translation MPTIELDEGTVERLDDLRVEDESYDEIVTELINIYQAEELTLFHSGDEY, via the coding sequence ATGCCCACCATCGAGCTTGACGAGGGGACGGTCGAGCGACTCGACGACCTCCGCGTCGAGGACGAGTCCTACGACGAGATAGTCACGGAACTCATCAACATCTACCAGGCCGAGGAGCTGACGCTGTTCCACAGCGGCGACGAGTACTAG